A genome region from Glutamicibacter arilaitensis Re117 includes the following:
- the glyA gene encoding serine hydroxymethyltransferase has product MAHATTLAADSLTADLAHLDPEVAQRIDAELARQQRGLEMIASENHTAQAVMQAQGSVLTNKYAEGYPGRRYYGGCEEVDVIETLAIERIKELFGAKFANVQPHSGAQANASVYHALVRPGDTVLGLNLAHGGHLTHGMKLNFSGRLFNIVPYGVDEETYEVDMDEVERLAVENQPKMIVAGWSAYPRQLDFKRFREIADKVGAYLFVDMAHFAGLVAAGLHPSPVPHAHVVTSTTHKTLAGPRGGIILSNDAEIAKKLNSAVFPGQQGGPLEHVIAGKAVAFKIAASQEFKERQARTLAGAKILAERLTRADVSAQGISVLTGGTDVHLVLVDLRESELDGQQAEDLLAQVEITVNRNSVPFDPRPPMVTSGLRIGTPALATRGFSEAAFAEVAEIIAQTLIAGAQGNTEKLPELKQRVLDLAQAHPLYPNLKKIGE; this is encoded by the coding sequence ATGGCACACGCTACGACTCTTGCTGCAGATTCTCTGACTGCAGACCTCGCACACCTCGACCCGGAGGTGGCGCAGCGTATCGACGCTGAGCTGGCTCGCCAGCAGCGCGGTCTGGAAATGATCGCGTCGGAGAACCACACCGCGCAGGCAGTGATGCAGGCGCAGGGTTCGGTACTGACCAACAAGTACGCCGAGGGGTACCCGGGCCGCCGTTACTACGGCGGGTGCGAAGAGGTTGACGTGATTGAGACGTTGGCTATTGAGCGCATCAAGGAATTGTTCGGTGCGAAGTTCGCTAATGTGCAGCCTCACTCCGGTGCTCAGGCTAATGCGTCGGTGTACCACGCGTTGGTCCGCCCGGGCGATACCGTGCTGGGTTTGAACCTGGCTCATGGTGGTCACTTGACCCATGGCATGAAGCTGAACTTCTCGGGCCGCTTGTTCAACATCGTTCCTTACGGTGTGGACGAGGAAACTTATGAAGTGGACATGGACGAGGTGGAGCGCCTTGCTGTGGAGAACCAGCCGAAGATGATTGTTGCTGGCTGGTCGGCGTACCCACGCCAGTTGGACTTCAAGCGTTTCCGCGAGATTGCTGACAAGGTCGGCGCGTACTTGTTCGTGGATATGGCTCACTTCGCTGGCCTGGTGGCTGCGGGGTTGCATCCGTCGCCGGTGCCTCATGCGCATGTGGTGACGTCGACTACGCATAAGACTCTTGCTGGTCCTCGTGGCGGCATTATCCTCTCGAATGATGCTGAGATTGCGAAGAAGCTGAATTCTGCGGTGTTCCCTGGTCAGCAGGGTGGTCCGTTGGAGCATGTGATTGCTGGTAAGGCTGTGGCTTTCAAGATTGCTGCATCCCAGGAGTTCAAGGAGCGCCAGGCGCGTACTTTGGCTGGGGCGAAGATTCTTGCTGAGCGTTTGACCCGGGCTGATGTGTCGGCTCAGGGCATTAGCGTTCTGACTGGTGGCACTGATGTGCATTTGGTGCTCGTTGATCTGCGTGAGTCGGAGCTTGATGGGCAGCAGGCTGAGGATTTGTTGGCTCAGGTGGAGATTACGGTGAATCGTAATTCGGTGCCGTTTGATCCTCGTCCGCCGATGGTGACTTCGGGTTTGCGTATTGGTACTCCTGCGTTGGCTACTCGTGGTTTCTCTGAGGCTGCGTTTGCTGAGGTTGCGGAGATCATTGCGCAGACGTTGATCGCCGGCGCCCAAGGCAACACCGAAAAACTTCCCGAACTCAAACAGCGCGTACTGGACCTGGCCCAGGCCCATCCGCTCTACCCGAACCTGAAGAAGATTGGAGAATAG